In one Nicotiana tomentosiformis chromosome 6, ASM39032v3, whole genome shotgun sequence genomic region, the following are encoded:
- the LOC104107099 gene encoding uncharacterized protein isoform X5, with protein sequence MDMKGISWVGNIYQKFEAMCLEMEEAMYQDTVRYVENQVQTVGASVKRFYSDVMLDMHPHCNIGPVKVAAADLSLNPYAHTEINKKLKANLKGHNPRGITKKLIDDTQVIKGKSKNGGVYRRQNVGIKEIVRDSHPPSKKSDAICIVSRDAIKFSSVSKVRGDYEVASDRMAMTSAKASVKGHDSVEAAKEVYNHIMDINVSAAGISSNAAASDTSLSVESVGKNQPDLRNTAAIGELQSDSHAGRCMDKELAGETGPDIRSNTHNDEVAREEISESCQERSDSYSSTSPKKYDHLNESDVEIVEQFDELNLEETCVLVEGGRLHIPQGSVKRKSYKKKLREVFSTKKKTTRKEYEQLGALHGDQLPNLEAEDKVMQVLATSSNTKSLSANDHSESDEWELL encoded by the exons ATGGATATGAAAGGTATATCATGGGTTGGAAATATATATCAGAAATTTGAAGCTATGTGTTTGGAGATGGAAGAGGCTATGTACCAG GACACCGTTAGATATGTTGAAAATCAGGTACAGACTGTTGGTGCAAGTGTCAAGAGATTCTATTCTGATGTGATGCTAGATATGCATCCTCATTGTAACATAGGTCCCGTGAAAGTCGCAGCTGCTGACTTGTCTCTGAACCCTTATGCTCACACTGAAATCAACAAGAAGCTGAAAGCAAATCTTAAAGGCCACAACCCTAGAGGAATTACTAAGAAATTAATTGATGATACTCAAGTGATCAAGG ggaaaagcaaaaatggaggAGTTTATAGACGTCAAAATGTTGGGATCAAAGAGATTGTTAGAGATAGTCATCCTCCATCTAAGAAGTCTGATGCTATCTGTATCGTCTCAAGGGATGCAATCAAATTTTCCTCGGTTTCTAAGGTTAGAGGAGATTATGAAGTGGCATCTGACCGCATGGCCATGACTTCGGCCAAGGCCTCAGTTAAAGGACATGATTCTGTAGAAGCAGCAAAGGAGGTTTACAATCATATTATGGATATAAATGTGTCTGCAGCTGGAATCTCGAGTAATGCTGCAGCTTCTGACACGAGTTTATCAGTTGAATCTGTTGGGAAGAATCAACCAGATCTCAGAAACACAGCCGCTATTGGTGAGTTGCAATCAGACTCTCATG CAGGTAGGTGTATGGACAAGGAGTTGGCAGGTGAGACTGGACCAGATATTAGAAGTAATACTCACAACGATGAGGTTGCTCGTGAGGAGATCAGTGAATCTTGCCAAG AAAGATCAGATAGCTATTCTTCTACTTCACCCAAGAAGTATGATCATTTAAACGAGTCCGATGTGGAAATTGTAGAGCAGTTTGATGAATTAAATTTGGAGGAAACATGTGTCCTGGTTGAAGGGGGCAGGCTTCATATTCCTCAGGGCTCAGTCAAACGGAAGTCGTACAAG AAGAAGCTGCGGGAAGTATTTTCTACGAAAAAGAAGACGACAAGGAAAGAGTATGAGCAGCTTGGAGCATTACATGGAGATCAACTGCCTAACCTAGAGGCTGAAGACAAGGTGATGCAGGTTCTAGCCACGAGCTCGAACACAAAGAGCTTGTCAGCTAATGATCATTCTGAATCTGATGAGTGGGAACTTCTCTAG
- the LOC104107099 gene encoding uncharacterized protein isoform X2, with protein sequence MDMKGISWVGNIYQKFEAMCLEMEEAMYQYLLFILHYFDQLSIHHCNWSHDISQDTVRYVENQVQTVGASVKRFYSDVMLDMHPHCNIGPVKVAAADLSLNPYAHTEINKKLKANLKGHNPRGITKKLIDDTQVIKGKSKNGGVYRRQNVGIKEIVRDSHPPSKKSDAICIVSRDAIKFSSVSKVRGDYEVASDRMAMTSAKASVKGHDSVEAAKEVYNHIMDINVSAAGISSNAAASDTSLSVESVGKNQPDLRNTAAIGELQSDSHGRCMDKELAGETGPDIRSNTHNDEVAREEISESCQERSDSYSSTSPKKYDHLNESDVEIVEQFDELNLEETCVLVEGGRLHIPQGSVKRKSYKKKLREVFSTKKKTTRKEYEQLGALHGDQLPNLEAEDKVMQVLATSSNTKSLSANDHSESDEWELL encoded by the exons ATGGATATGAAAGGTATATCATGGGTTGGAAATATATATCAGAAATTTGAAGCTATGTGTTTGGAGATGGAAGAGGCTATGTACCAG TACCTTTTATTCATCTTGCACTACTTTGACCAATTAAGCATTCACCACTGTAACTGGTCACACGATATATCACAGGACACCGTTAGATATGTTGAAAATCAGGTACAGACTGTTGGTGCAAGTGTCAAGAGATTCTATTCTGATGTGATGCTAGATATGCATCCTCATTGTAACATAGGTCCCGTGAAAGTCGCAGCTGCTGACTTGTCTCTGAACCCTTATGCTCACACTGAAATCAACAAGAAGCTGAAAGCAAATCTTAAAGGCCACAACCCTAGAGGAATTACTAAGAAATTAATTGATGATACTCAAGTGATCAAGG ggaaaagcaaaaatggaggAGTTTATAGACGTCAAAATGTTGGGATCAAAGAGATTGTTAGAGATAGTCATCCTCCATCTAAGAAGTCTGATGCTATCTGTATCGTCTCAAGGGATGCAATCAAATTTTCCTCGGTTTCTAAGGTTAGAGGAGATTATGAAGTGGCATCTGACCGCATGGCCATGACTTCGGCCAAGGCCTCAGTTAAAGGACATGATTCTGTAGAAGCAGCAAAGGAGGTTTACAATCATATTATGGATATAAATGTGTCTGCAGCTGGAATCTCGAGTAATGCTGCAGCTTCTGACACGAGTTTATCAGTTGAATCTGTTGGGAAGAATCAACCAGATCTCAGAAACACAGCCGCTATTGGTGAGTTGCAATCAGACTCTCATG GTAGGTGTATGGACAAGGAGTTGGCAGGTGAGACTGGACCAGATATTAGAAGTAATACTCACAACGATGAGGTTGCTCGTGAGGAGATCAGTGAATCTTGCCAAG AAAGATCAGATAGCTATTCTTCTACTTCACCCAAGAAGTATGATCATTTAAACGAGTCCGATGTGGAAATTGTAGAGCAGTTTGATGAATTAAATTTGGAGGAAACATGTGTCCTGGTTGAAGGGGGCAGGCTTCATATTCCTCAGGGCTCAGTCAAACGGAAGTCGTACAAG AAGAAGCTGCGGGAAGTATTTTCTACGAAAAAGAAGACGACAAGGAAAGAGTATGAGCAGCTTGGAGCATTACATGGAGATCAACTGCCTAACCTAGAGGCTGAAGACAAGGTGATGCAGGTTCTAGCCACGAGCTCGAACACAAAGAGCTTGTCAGCTAATGATCATTCTGAATCTGATGAGTGGGAACTTCTCTAG
- the LOC104107099 gene encoding uncharacterized protein isoform X1, with protein MDMKGISWVGNIYQKFEAMCLEMEEAMYQYLLFILHYFDQLSIHHCNWSHDISQDTVRYVENQVQTVGASVKRFYSDVMLDMHPHCNIGPVKVAAADLSLNPYAHTEINKKLKANLKGHNPRGITKKLIDDTQVIKGKSKNGGVYRRQNVGIKEIVRDSHPPSKKSDAICIVSRDAIKFSSVSKVRGDYEVASDRMAMTSAKASVKGHDSVEAAKEVYNHIMDINVSAAGISSNAAASDTSLSVESVGKNQPDLRNTAAIGELQSDSHAGRCMDKELAGETGPDIRSNTHNDEVAREEISESCQERSDSYSSTSPKKYDHLNESDVEIVEQFDELNLEETCVLVEGGRLHIPQGSVKRKSYKKKLREVFSTKKKTTRKEYEQLGALHGDQLPNLEAEDKVMQVLATSSNTKSLSANDHSESDEWELL; from the exons ATGGATATGAAAGGTATATCATGGGTTGGAAATATATATCAGAAATTTGAAGCTATGTGTTTGGAGATGGAAGAGGCTATGTACCAG TACCTTTTATTCATCTTGCACTACTTTGACCAATTAAGCATTCACCACTGTAACTGGTCACACGATATATCACAGGACACCGTTAGATATGTTGAAAATCAGGTACAGACTGTTGGTGCAAGTGTCAAGAGATTCTATTCTGATGTGATGCTAGATATGCATCCTCATTGTAACATAGGTCCCGTGAAAGTCGCAGCTGCTGACTTGTCTCTGAACCCTTATGCTCACACTGAAATCAACAAGAAGCTGAAAGCAAATCTTAAAGGCCACAACCCTAGAGGAATTACTAAGAAATTAATTGATGATACTCAAGTGATCAAGG ggaaaagcaaaaatggaggAGTTTATAGACGTCAAAATGTTGGGATCAAAGAGATTGTTAGAGATAGTCATCCTCCATCTAAGAAGTCTGATGCTATCTGTATCGTCTCAAGGGATGCAATCAAATTTTCCTCGGTTTCTAAGGTTAGAGGAGATTATGAAGTGGCATCTGACCGCATGGCCATGACTTCGGCCAAGGCCTCAGTTAAAGGACATGATTCTGTAGAAGCAGCAAAGGAGGTTTACAATCATATTATGGATATAAATGTGTCTGCAGCTGGAATCTCGAGTAATGCTGCAGCTTCTGACACGAGTTTATCAGTTGAATCTGTTGGGAAGAATCAACCAGATCTCAGAAACACAGCCGCTATTGGTGAGTTGCAATCAGACTCTCATG CAGGTAGGTGTATGGACAAGGAGTTGGCAGGTGAGACTGGACCAGATATTAGAAGTAATACTCACAACGATGAGGTTGCTCGTGAGGAGATCAGTGAATCTTGCCAAG AAAGATCAGATAGCTATTCTTCTACTTCACCCAAGAAGTATGATCATTTAAACGAGTCCGATGTGGAAATTGTAGAGCAGTTTGATGAATTAAATTTGGAGGAAACATGTGTCCTGGTTGAAGGGGGCAGGCTTCATATTCCTCAGGGCTCAGTCAAACGGAAGTCGTACAAG AAGAAGCTGCGGGAAGTATTTTCTACGAAAAAGAAGACGACAAGGAAAGAGTATGAGCAGCTTGGAGCATTACATGGAGATCAACTGCCTAACCTAGAGGCTGAAGACAAGGTGATGCAGGTTCTAGCCACGAGCTCGAACACAAAGAGCTTGTCAGCTAATGATCATTCTGAATCTGATGAGTGGGAACTTCTCTAG
- the LOC104107099 gene encoding uncharacterized protein isoform X6 produces MDMKGISWVGNIYQKFEAMCLEMEEAMYQDTVRYVENQVQTVGASVKRFYSDVMLDMHPHCNIGPVKVAAADLSLNPYAHTEINKKLKANLKGHNPRGITKKLIDDTQVIKGKSKNGGVYRRQNVGIKEIVRDSHPPSKKSDAICIVSRDAIKFSSVSKVRGDYEVASDRMAMTSAKASVKGHDSVEAAKEVYNHIMDINVSAAGISSNAAASDTSLSVESVGKNQPDLRNTAAIGRCMDKELAGETGPDIRSNTHNDEVAREEISESCQERSDSYSSTSPKKYDHLNESDVEIVEQFDELNLEETCVLVEGGRLHIPQGSVKRKSYKKKLREVFSTKKKTTRKEYEQLGALHGDQLPNLEAEDKVMQVLATSSNTKSLSANDHSESDEWELL; encoded by the exons ATGGATATGAAAGGTATATCATGGGTTGGAAATATATATCAGAAATTTGAAGCTATGTGTTTGGAGATGGAAGAGGCTATGTACCAG GACACCGTTAGATATGTTGAAAATCAGGTACAGACTGTTGGTGCAAGTGTCAAGAGATTCTATTCTGATGTGATGCTAGATATGCATCCTCATTGTAACATAGGTCCCGTGAAAGTCGCAGCTGCTGACTTGTCTCTGAACCCTTATGCTCACACTGAAATCAACAAGAAGCTGAAAGCAAATCTTAAAGGCCACAACCCTAGAGGAATTACTAAGAAATTAATTGATGATACTCAAGTGATCAAGG ggaaaagcaaaaatggaggAGTTTATAGACGTCAAAATGTTGGGATCAAAGAGATTGTTAGAGATAGTCATCCTCCATCTAAGAAGTCTGATGCTATCTGTATCGTCTCAAGGGATGCAATCAAATTTTCCTCGGTTTCTAAGGTTAGAGGAGATTATGAAGTGGCATCTGACCGCATGGCCATGACTTCGGCCAAGGCCTCAGTTAAAGGACATGATTCTGTAGAAGCAGCAAAGGAGGTTTACAATCATATTATGGATATAAATGTGTCTGCAGCTGGAATCTCGAGTAATGCTGCAGCTTCTGACACGAGTTTATCAGTTGAATCTGTTGGGAAGAATCAACCAGATCTCAGAAACACAGCCGCTATTG GTAGGTGTATGGACAAGGAGTTGGCAGGTGAGACTGGACCAGATATTAGAAGTAATACTCACAACGATGAGGTTGCTCGTGAGGAGATCAGTGAATCTTGCCAAG AAAGATCAGATAGCTATTCTTCTACTTCACCCAAGAAGTATGATCATTTAAACGAGTCCGATGTGGAAATTGTAGAGCAGTTTGATGAATTAAATTTGGAGGAAACATGTGTCCTGGTTGAAGGGGGCAGGCTTCATATTCCTCAGGGCTCAGTCAAACGGAAGTCGTACAAG AAGAAGCTGCGGGAAGTATTTTCTACGAAAAAGAAGACGACAAGGAAAGAGTATGAGCAGCTTGGAGCATTACATGGAGATCAACTGCCTAACCTAGAGGCTGAAGACAAGGTGATGCAGGTTCTAGCCACGAGCTCGAACACAAAGAGCTTGTCAGCTAATGATCATTCTGAATCTGATGAGTGGGAACTTCTCTAG
- the LOC104107099 gene encoding uncharacterized protein isoform X4 gives MDMKGISWVGNIYQKFEAMCLEMEEAMYQYLLFILHYFDQLSIHHCNWSHDISQDTVRYVENQVQTVGASVKRFYSDVMLDMHPHCNIGPVKVAAADLSLNPYAHTEINKKLKANLKGHNPRGITKKLIDDTQVIKGKSKNGGVYRRQNVGIKEIVRDSHPPSKKSDAICIVSRDAIKFSSVSKVRGDYEVASDRMAMTSAKASVKGHDSVEAAKEVYNHIMDINVSAAGISSNAAASDTSLSVESVGKNQPDLRNTAAIGRCMDKELAGETGPDIRSNTHNDEVAREEISESCQERSDSYSSTSPKKYDHLNESDVEIVEQFDELNLEETCVLVEGGRLHIPQGSVKRKSYKKKLREVFSTKKKTTRKEYEQLGALHGDQLPNLEAEDKVMQVLATSSNTKSLSANDHSESDEWELL, from the exons ATGGATATGAAAGGTATATCATGGGTTGGAAATATATATCAGAAATTTGAAGCTATGTGTTTGGAGATGGAAGAGGCTATGTACCAG TACCTTTTATTCATCTTGCACTACTTTGACCAATTAAGCATTCACCACTGTAACTGGTCACACGATATATCACAGGACACCGTTAGATATGTTGAAAATCAGGTACAGACTGTTGGTGCAAGTGTCAAGAGATTCTATTCTGATGTGATGCTAGATATGCATCCTCATTGTAACATAGGTCCCGTGAAAGTCGCAGCTGCTGACTTGTCTCTGAACCCTTATGCTCACACTGAAATCAACAAGAAGCTGAAAGCAAATCTTAAAGGCCACAACCCTAGAGGAATTACTAAGAAATTAATTGATGATACTCAAGTGATCAAGG ggaaaagcaaaaatggaggAGTTTATAGACGTCAAAATGTTGGGATCAAAGAGATTGTTAGAGATAGTCATCCTCCATCTAAGAAGTCTGATGCTATCTGTATCGTCTCAAGGGATGCAATCAAATTTTCCTCGGTTTCTAAGGTTAGAGGAGATTATGAAGTGGCATCTGACCGCATGGCCATGACTTCGGCCAAGGCCTCAGTTAAAGGACATGATTCTGTAGAAGCAGCAAAGGAGGTTTACAATCATATTATGGATATAAATGTGTCTGCAGCTGGAATCTCGAGTAATGCTGCAGCTTCTGACACGAGTTTATCAGTTGAATCTGTTGGGAAGAATCAACCAGATCTCAGAAACACAGCCGCTATTG GTAGGTGTATGGACAAGGAGTTGGCAGGTGAGACTGGACCAGATATTAGAAGTAATACTCACAACGATGAGGTTGCTCGTGAGGAGATCAGTGAATCTTGCCAAG AAAGATCAGATAGCTATTCTTCTACTTCACCCAAGAAGTATGATCATTTAAACGAGTCCGATGTGGAAATTGTAGAGCAGTTTGATGAATTAAATTTGGAGGAAACATGTGTCCTGGTTGAAGGGGGCAGGCTTCATATTCCTCAGGGCTCAGTCAAACGGAAGTCGTACAAG AAGAAGCTGCGGGAAGTATTTTCTACGAAAAAGAAGACGACAAGGAAAGAGTATGAGCAGCTTGGAGCATTACATGGAGATCAACTGCCTAACCTAGAGGCTGAAGACAAGGTGATGCAGGTTCTAGCCACGAGCTCGAACACAAAGAGCTTGTCAGCTAATGATCATTCTGAATCTGATGAGTGGGAACTTCTCTAG
- the LOC104107099 gene encoding uncharacterized protein isoform X3, which produces MDMKGISWVGNIYQKFEAMCLEMEEAMYQYLLFILHYFDQLSIHHCNWSHDISQDTVRYVENQVQTVGASVKRFYSDVMLDMHPHCNIGPVKVAAADLSLNPYAHTEINKKLKANLKGHNPRGITKKLIDDTQVIKGKSKNGGVYRRQNVGIKEIVRDSHPPSKKSDAICIVSRDAIKFSSVSKVRGDYEVASDRMAMTSAKASVKGHDSVEAAKEVYNHIMDINVSAAGISSNAAASDTSLSVESVGKNQPDLRNTAAIAGRCMDKELAGETGPDIRSNTHNDEVAREEISESCQERSDSYSSTSPKKYDHLNESDVEIVEQFDELNLEETCVLVEGGRLHIPQGSVKRKSYKKKLREVFSTKKKTTRKEYEQLGALHGDQLPNLEAEDKVMQVLATSSNTKSLSANDHSESDEWELL; this is translated from the exons ATGGATATGAAAGGTATATCATGGGTTGGAAATATATATCAGAAATTTGAAGCTATGTGTTTGGAGATGGAAGAGGCTATGTACCAG TACCTTTTATTCATCTTGCACTACTTTGACCAATTAAGCATTCACCACTGTAACTGGTCACACGATATATCACAGGACACCGTTAGATATGTTGAAAATCAGGTACAGACTGTTGGTGCAAGTGTCAAGAGATTCTATTCTGATGTGATGCTAGATATGCATCCTCATTGTAACATAGGTCCCGTGAAAGTCGCAGCTGCTGACTTGTCTCTGAACCCTTATGCTCACACTGAAATCAACAAGAAGCTGAAAGCAAATCTTAAAGGCCACAACCCTAGAGGAATTACTAAGAAATTAATTGATGATACTCAAGTGATCAAGG ggaaaagcaaaaatggaggAGTTTATAGACGTCAAAATGTTGGGATCAAAGAGATTGTTAGAGATAGTCATCCTCCATCTAAGAAGTCTGATGCTATCTGTATCGTCTCAAGGGATGCAATCAAATTTTCCTCGGTTTCTAAGGTTAGAGGAGATTATGAAGTGGCATCTGACCGCATGGCCATGACTTCGGCCAAGGCCTCAGTTAAAGGACATGATTCTGTAGAAGCAGCAAAGGAGGTTTACAATCATATTATGGATATAAATGTGTCTGCAGCTGGAATCTCGAGTAATGCTGCAGCTTCTGACACGAGTTTATCAGTTGAATCTGTTGGGAAGAATCAACCAGATCTCAGAAACACAGCCGCTATTG CAGGTAGGTGTATGGACAAGGAGTTGGCAGGTGAGACTGGACCAGATATTAGAAGTAATACTCACAACGATGAGGTTGCTCGTGAGGAGATCAGTGAATCTTGCCAAG AAAGATCAGATAGCTATTCTTCTACTTCACCCAAGAAGTATGATCATTTAAACGAGTCCGATGTGGAAATTGTAGAGCAGTTTGATGAATTAAATTTGGAGGAAACATGTGTCCTGGTTGAAGGGGGCAGGCTTCATATTCCTCAGGGCTCAGTCAAACGGAAGTCGTACAAG AAGAAGCTGCGGGAAGTATTTTCTACGAAAAAGAAGACGACAAGGAAAGAGTATGAGCAGCTTGGAGCATTACATGGAGATCAACTGCCTAACCTAGAGGCTGAAGACAAGGTGATGCAGGTTCTAGCCACGAGCTCGAACACAAAGAGCTTGTCAGCTAATGATCATTCTGAATCTGATGAGTGGGAACTTCTCTAG